From a region of the Helianthus annuus cultivar XRQ/B chromosome 5, HanXRQr2.0-SUNRISE, whole genome shotgun sequence genome:
- the LOC110940051 gene encoding uncharacterized protein LOC110940051, whose amino-acid sequence MAAGNVPCPNVIGSTSRSSRTLAPSPLVRISCKNSTNDGLSIRTDKGRRQPSSQLLVEEGPSCLFIGPIENASQETLEALYRQARDAYYSGKPLIVDDMFDRVELKLRWYGSKYVVKYPRCSLRQQSTYADAEEDPAQVFALASVWLLFLGIGSSACLVPVVYTVGQAFKEALDSGFSTTSSQAPILEFIAIMNGMLVMMLGSMIGYPVASASVGALQGLWKSDLVALKGVCPNCGEEVFAFVKSNQFNYSPHKAECHVCECLLEFRTKVERSIARPGKRWVYGRIYLIRRRRMNRGERWT is encoded by the exons ATGGCCGCTGGCAACGTCCCCTGCCCTAACGTTATCGGCTCCACCTCCAGAAGCAGCCGCACATTGGCTCCGTCGCCTTTGGTTCGTATTTCTTGTAAGAACAGCACCAACGACGGACTCTCCATTCGAACCGATAAAGGTCGTCGTCAACCTTCATCTCAACTCTTGGTTGAGGAGGGCCCTTCTTGCTTATTCATCGGTCCCATCGAAAACGCTAGCCAGGAAACCCTAGAAGCCCTCTATCGACAA GCACGCGATGCGTACTACAGTGGGAAACCTTTGATAGTTGATGATATGTTCGATCGAGTAGAG TTAAAGCTACGGTGGTACGGATCAAAATACGTTGTCAAGTATCCACGTTGTAGTTTACGACAACAATCAACTTACGCTGATGCTGAG GAAGACCCTGCTCAGGTTTTTGCATTAGCAAGTGTATGGTTATTGTTTCTCGGAATCGGAAGTTCAGCGTGCCTTGTGCCTGTCGTTTACACTGTTGGCCAAGCATTTAAAGAGGCGTTAGATTCTGGCTTTTCCACCACTAGTAGTCAAGCTCCTATACTTGAGTTCATTGCCATAATGAACGGCATGCTCGTAATGATGCTGGGGTCCATGATTGGTTATCCGGTTGCCTCCGCTTCGG TTGGAGCACTTCAAGGCCTATGGAAAAGTGATTTGGTGGCATTAAAAGGGGTGTGCCCGAATTGTGGGGAGGAG GTATTTGCGTTTGTGAAGTCGAATCAGTTTAATTACTCCCCACATAAAGCTGAATGTCATGTATGTGAATGCTTATTAGAATTCCGCACCAAAGTCGAG AGATCGATTGCGAGGCCCGGAAAGAGATGGGTTTATGGTCGGATATATTTGATCCGGAGAAGACGAATGAACCGAGGGGAAAGATGGACTTGA
- the LOC110942728 gene encoding uncharacterized protein LOC110942728, with protein sequence MAVQDEDKTAFRTPTGLYCYTKMPFGLKNAGATYQRLMNETFSDAIGKYIEVYMDDLVIMSKEESMMLANIQKTFNTLRSVSIKLNPAKCSFGMQEGKFLGFIVTKDGFKVNPEKVQAIERMPSPSNIKDMQKLAGRLAALNRFLGNHAAKSFPFIKTLRNCMKKSQFQWTPEVENAFCEMKDCLIKLPTLTAPNKGEPLVLYLSASDKAVGAVLLVDRQGVQTPVYYVSRTLTDPETRYAIMEKLVLALIHASRRLRRYFANHVIHVLTNYNIGNILARPEVSGRLAKWAIELGGHNVVFRPRPSIKGQVLADFMTEVPDDKERECKAMEKAEKKQTEEPWLLYTDGASNEDGAGAGLRLVSPDKHEFTYAIRLDFKSTNNEAEYEAFLAGLRLAIKMGVRHIEAHVDSMLVAGQINGQYEAKGDVMALYLSQAKTLLQTFYSYKVHHINRSENKPADALSKLASTSFQHLAKDVRIEVLSNPSVPLREVSVIQTGTTSWMTPIIMYLQSGILHENKAEARKIQYKSEHYQMADGILYRKSYLDPLLRCVDADDANYLIREVHEGICGIHAGPRMVVAKVMNAGYYWPGMHLDAVKELRKCSGCQRHAPKTMRPKNELVPVTTAWPFQQWGIDMVGPFPEAPGAVKFIIVAVDYFTKWVEAKALASTTSAVVKRFIWEQIICRFGLPLRIITDNGTNFAADDLVVAL encoded by the coding sequence ATGGCTGTTCAAGATGAGGATAAAACCGCTTTCCGCACGCCAACGGGTTTGTACTGTTATACCAAGATGCCCTTTGGCCTAAAGAATGCAGGTGCGACGTACCAAAGATTGATGAATGAAACGTTCAGTGATGCTATCGGCAAGTACATAGAAGTATACATGGATGATCTGGTGATTATGAGCAAGGAAGAGAGCATGATGCTGGCAAACATCCAGAAAACTTTCAacacgctgcgcagcgtgagTATCAAGCTAAACCCAGCGAAATGCTCATTCGGTATGCAGGAAGGAAAGTTTTTAGGCTTCATCGTCACAAAAGATGGCTTTAAGGTGAATCCGGAAAAAGTCCAAGCTATAGAAAGGATGCCCTCACCATCAAACATCAAAGACATGCAAAAGTTAGCAGGACGACTAGCTGCGCTCAATCGTTTCCTAGGTAATCATGCCGCAAAATCTTTTCCGTTCATCAAAACCTTGCGCAACTGTATGAAGAAAAGCCAGTTCCAGTGGACTCCGGAAGTAGAGAATGCGTTCTGCGAGATGAAAGATTGCCTCATCAAACTGCCAACCctaaccgcaccaaacaaaggAGAACCTTTGGTACTTTACCTTTCAGCTTCCGACAAGGCAGTCGGAGCTGTGCTGCTTGTCGATCGTCAAGGTGTCCAGACACCAGTTTACTACGTGTCACGAACCTTGACCGATCCAGAAACCCGATATGCAATCATGGAAAAGTTAGTCCTTGCACTAATTCATGCTTCAAGGCGGCTGCGCAGATACTTTGCCAATCACGTCATCCACGTGCTAACAAACTACAACATCGGCAACATCCTTGCAAGACCAGAAGTATCAGGAAGGCTAGCCAAATGGGCAATAGAACTGGGAGGTCACAATGTGGTTTTCAGACCACGACCATCAATCAAAGGCCAAGTCTTGGCAGATTTTATGACAGAAGTTCCAGACGACAAGGAAAGAGAGTGCAAAGCCATGGAAAAAGCTGAGAAAAAGCAAACAGAAGAGCCATGGTTGTTATACACCGATGGAGCGTCTAACGAAGACGGCGCAGGCGCAGGGCTTAGGCTGGTAAGCCCCGATAAACATGAATTCACATACGCAATACGCCTGGATTTTAAGAGCACAAACAACGAAGCAGAGTATGAAGCTTTCCTGGCTGGCCTACGATTGGCGATCAAAATGGGGGTCCGACACATCGAAGCGCATGTGGACTCCATGCTGGTAGCAGGGCAAATAAACGGCCAATACGAAGCCAAAGGGGATGTCATGGCACTCTACCTCAGCCAAGCAAAAACCTTGCTACAAACCTTCTACTCTTACAAAGTGCAccacataaacagaagcgagaacaagcCGGCAGACGCATTGAGTAAGCTCGCATCAACAAGCTTCCAGCACCTAGCAAAGGATGTGCGCATAGAGGTTTTGAGCAACCCATCCGTTCCACTAAGGGAAGTAAGTGTCATCCAGACGGGAACAACGTCCTGGATGACACCGATAATCATGTACTTGCAGTCAGGGATACTTCACGAAAACAAAGCCGAGGCGCGAAAGATCCAATACAAATCAGAACACTATCAGATGGCAGATGGGATACTATACCGAAAGTCGTATCTCGACCCGCTGCTGAGATGCGTTGACGCCGACGACGCAAATTACCTAATCcgggaagtgcatgaaggaatttGTGGTATTCATGCTGGGCCTCGAATGGTGGTggcaaaagtgatgaatgccggatactactggcccgggatgcatctGGATGCCGTGAAAGAGTTGAGAAAGTGCAGTGGCTGTCAGAGACATGCGCCCAAGACCATGCGCCCCAAAAATGAACTAGTAccagtcacaaccgcatggccttttcaacaatggggcatagacatggtaggTCCTTTCCCGGAAGCACCAGGGGCGgtcaagttcataatagtcgCGGTCgactacttcaccaaatgggtagaggcgaaggCGCTCGCATCAACCACATCAGCAGTCGTCAAGCGATTCATATGGGAGCAAATCATATGTCGCTTTGGTCTACCTCTCAGAATCATCACCGATAACGGAACTAACTTCGCAGCAGACGACCTTGTGGTTGCCTTGTGA
- the LOC110940050 gene encoding telomere repeat-binding protein 5 isoform X1: protein MVLQKRLEYGFNGYQVPPTPRAPRSARKRVSSWKKNEDHNRMCAFDLLATVAGKLLLEVDESVDKKNHEEVKTVNKCHESTIKTENGSSKPNVCDQGSCNKSFFVSEIIKSPVTDTCSGPASGITISDCKIEDINHKQMNIDPPVVNNVDCNLNLVIRDDDEKSYGPTQPDTLNNKAFRARPRIGDRRIRRLSASKQCDVYRNKKNGYKYQRPLRDYPFKKRRLYQLDNPSNSDNKSGFIEDGSSLDATSQDSHVKLKIKSFRVPEFFIEIPETATISSLKRTVMEAVTAIFSGELHVGVMLQGKRIRDDDKTLSQTGICHDNKLDALGFTLEPNELQVSPFLCPENQSLTRYSPPQTVANEVAFQQQAESPMTISRNITESDHEMSVDDRSGLDSRALVTVPDSNAGELAVVPVRKPKGAEVAQRRIRRPFSVSEVEALVEAVEKLGTGRWRDVKLRAFDDAKHRTYVDLKDKWKTLVHTARISPQQRRGEPVPQELLDRVLIAHGYWSHQQAKNQLKLNHHQLDSTPTCRLL, encoded by the exons ATGGTGTTGCAAAAGCGGTTAGAATATGGTTTTAACGGTTATCAGGTCCCCCCGACTCCTCGGGCTCCCAGATCAGCCAGG AAGAGGGTTTCGTCGTGGAAGAAAAACGAGGATCATAATCGAATGTGCGCGTTCGACTTACTAGCCACTGTCGCTGGCAAGTTATTGTTGGAGGTTGATGAATCGGTTGATAAGAAAAACCATGAGGAAGTTAAAACTGTTAACAAGTGTCACGAGTCTACAAtcaagactgaaaacggctcttCGAAACCAAACGTTTGTGATCAAGGAAGCTGCAATAAGAGCTTTTTCGTGTCGGAGATTATAAAATCTCCTGTAACCGACACTTGTTCCGGGCCTGCTTCCGGCATTACAATTTCCGATTGTAAAATAGAGGATATAAACCATAAACAAATGAACATCGACCCGCCTGTTGTTAATAATGTAGATTGTAATTTGAATTTAGTTATTAGAGACGATGATGAAAAATCTTACGGGCCCACTCAGCCCGATACCCTAAACAACAAAGCGTTTAGGGCCCGACCCCGTATTGGTGACCGAAGAATTAGGAGGTTATCTGCATCCAAACAGTGTG ATGTGTACCGTAACAAGAAAAACGGTTATAAGTATCAAAGACCGTTAAGGGATTATCCGTTCAAGAAACGAAGACTTTATCAGTTGGATAATCCTTCCAATTCGGATAACAAATCTGGATTTATCGAAGACGGTTCTAGTTTGGATGCAACTTCTCAAGATTCACATG TGAAGCTGAAGATCAAGTCTTTCAGAGTACCTGAGTTTTTCATTGAAATACCAGAAACCGCAACCATTAGTTCTCTAAAG aGGACTGTTATGGAGGCTGTGACGGCTATATTTAGCGGTGAGTTACATGTCGGTGTGATGCTTCAGGGGAAACGAATTAGAGATGACGATAAAACTTTGTCGCAAACCGGTATTTGCCATGATAATAAGCTCGACGCGCTTGGTTTCACCTTGGAGCCTAACGAATTACAAGTTTCGCCGTTTTTATGCCCTGAGAATCAGTCATTAACTAG GTATTCGCCACCTCAGACGGTAGCTAACGAAGTAGCATTCCAGCAGCAGGCGGAATCGCCAATGACGATTTCTAGGAACATAACTGAAAGTGATCATGAGATGTCAGTGGATGATAGAAGTGGTTTGGATTCAAGGGCGTTAGTGACGGTTCCGGATAGTAACGCGGGTGAGCTGGCGGTGGTCCCCGTGAGGAAGCCAAAGGGAGCTGAGGTGGCACAACGCAGGATTCGGCGTCCGTTTTCTGTTTCCGAAGTGGAAGCTTTAGTCGAAGCTGTTGAGAAGCTTGGAACAGGAAG ATGGCGTGACGTTAAGTTACGCGCTTTTGATGACGCAAAGCACCGGACTTATGTGGACTTGAAG GACAAGTGGAAAACACTGGTGCACACGGCTAGAATATCACCGCAGCAAAGGAGAGGTGAGCCGGTGCCTCAAGAACTGTTAGACCGGGTGTTAATCGCGCATGGGTACTGGTCCCATCAACAAGCCAAAAACCAGTTAAAGTTGAACCATCATCAGCTGGATTCAACGCCAACTTGCCGACTTCTCTAA
- the LOC110940050 gene encoding telomere repeat-binding protein 5 isoform X2, translating into MVLQKRLEYGFNGYQVPPTPRAPRSARRVSSWKKNEDHNRMCAFDLLATVAGKLLLEVDESVDKKNHEEVKTVNKCHESTIKTENGSSKPNVCDQGSCNKSFFVSEIIKSPVTDTCSGPASGITISDCKIEDINHKQMNIDPPVVNNVDCNLNLVIRDDDEKSYGPTQPDTLNNKAFRARPRIGDRRIRRLSASKQCDVYRNKKNGYKYQRPLRDYPFKKRRLYQLDNPSNSDNKSGFIEDGSSLDATSQDSHVKLKIKSFRVPEFFIEIPETATISSLKRTVMEAVTAIFSGELHVGVMLQGKRIRDDDKTLSQTGICHDNKLDALGFTLEPNELQVSPFLCPENQSLTRYSPPQTVANEVAFQQQAESPMTISRNITESDHEMSVDDRSGLDSRALVTVPDSNAGELAVVPVRKPKGAEVAQRRIRRPFSVSEVEALVEAVEKLGTGRWRDVKLRAFDDAKHRTYVDLKDKWKTLVHTARISPQQRRGEPVPQELLDRVLIAHGYWSHQQAKNQLKLNHHQLDSTPTCRLL; encoded by the exons ATGGTGTTGCAAAAGCGGTTAGAATATGGTTTTAACGGTTATCAGGTCCCCCCGACTCCTCGGGCTCCCAGATCAGCCAGG AGGGTTTCGTCGTGGAAGAAAAACGAGGATCATAATCGAATGTGCGCGTTCGACTTACTAGCCACTGTCGCTGGCAAGTTATTGTTGGAGGTTGATGAATCGGTTGATAAGAAAAACCATGAGGAAGTTAAAACTGTTAACAAGTGTCACGAGTCTACAAtcaagactgaaaacggctcttCGAAACCAAACGTTTGTGATCAAGGAAGCTGCAATAAGAGCTTTTTCGTGTCGGAGATTATAAAATCTCCTGTAACCGACACTTGTTCCGGGCCTGCTTCCGGCATTACAATTTCCGATTGTAAAATAGAGGATATAAACCATAAACAAATGAACATCGACCCGCCTGTTGTTAATAATGTAGATTGTAATTTGAATTTAGTTATTAGAGACGATGATGAAAAATCTTACGGGCCCACTCAGCCCGATACCCTAAACAACAAAGCGTTTAGGGCCCGACCCCGTATTGGTGACCGAAGAATTAGGAGGTTATCTGCATCCAAACAGTGTG ATGTGTACCGTAACAAGAAAAACGGTTATAAGTATCAAAGACCGTTAAGGGATTATCCGTTCAAGAAACGAAGACTTTATCAGTTGGATAATCCTTCCAATTCGGATAACAAATCTGGATTTATCGAAGACGGTTCTAGTTTGGATGCAACTTCTCAAGATTCACATG TGAAGCTGAAGATCAAGTCTTTCAGAGTACCTGAGTTTTTCATTGAAATACCAGAAACCGCAACCATTAGTTCTCTAAAG aGGACTGTTATGGAGGCTGTGACGGCTATATTTAGCGGTGAGTTACATGTCGGTGTGATGCTTCAGGGGAAACGAATTAGAGATGACGATAAAACTTTGTCGCAAACCGGTATTTGCCATGATAATAAGCTCGACGCGCTTGGTTTCACCTTGGAGCCTAACGAATTACAAGTTTCGCCGTTTTTATGCCCTGAGAATCAGTCATTAACTAG GTATTCGCCACCTCAGACGGTAGCTAACGAAGTAGCATTCCAGCAGCAGGCGGAATCGCCAATGACGATTTCTAGGAACATAACTGAAAGTGATCATGAGATGTCAGTGGATGATAGAAGTGGTTTGGATTCAAGGGCGTTAGTGACGGTTCCGGATAGTAACGCGGGTGAGCTGGCGGTGGTCCCCGTGAGGAAGCCAAAGGGAGCTGAGGTGGCACAACGCAGGATTCGGCGTCCGTTTTCTGTTTCCGAAGTGGAAGCTTTAGTCGAAGCTGTTGAGAAGCTTGGAACAGGAAG ATGGCGTGACGTTAAGTTACGCGCTTTTGATGACGCAAAGCACCGGACTTATGTGGACTTGAAG GACAAGTGGAAAACACTGGTGCACACGGCTAGAATATCACCGCAGCAAAGGAGAGGTGAGCCGGTGCCTCAAGAACTGTTAGACCGGGTGTTAATCGCGCATGGGTACTGGTCCCATCAACAAGCCAAAAACCAGTTAAAGTTGAACCATCATCAGCTGGATTCAACGCCAACTTGCCGACTTCTCTAA